From Punica granatum isolate Tunisia-2019 chromosome 1, ASM765513v2, whole genome shotgun sequence:
cacacAAGATAGTAAAATGGCAGAAAAGTTCTCTAAAAAATAACCTAGGGAGGAGCTTACAATGCTCTTGTAATCTGAAGACAACTAAGGAAAGCAAGCATATTCTaaaaggcatattccaaccagatttggtggccatcttctggaaggcatattccaacttgatagaaggcatattccaaccagattCGGTGGCTatcttctagaaggcatatccAACCAGATTTGAGGTAGTTGTGGTCATCCTTTAATGCCCCGATGTGTACTGATGAGGTCCAGCactcttgatgaccaaaatTAGCCCCGAGTCGACTTGTTCGTCTCTCGAACTGCGTGCCTCTTCCCGAATATGCGTCCATAAGTTCTGCAAGGCTTgctccaatttcttggcacgtgctctggtgaccggtccggtagaaatatgtaacttgtcctcatgctcggagtccggctcaaccctatcattccccccttcttcaaaaggattcgtccttgAATCTGCGCCCACATCgaagggagaaagatcagaaacattaaatgtAGAACTCACTTGATACTCTCCCGGCAAATCGAGCTTGTATGCATTGTCATTAATCTTTTCTAATACTTGgaatggtccatctcctcaCGGATTTAGCTTTGATTTCCTTTGGcttggaaacctctccttcctgaaatgaacccaaacccaatctcccgGTTCGAAAGTGACATGCTTTCTTCCCTTGTTGGCTTGAGTGGCAGCTTGCTCGTTCTTGTGCAAGATGTGGTTCCTTGCTTCTTCATGGATCTTCTTCAAAAATTCTGCCTTACGCTTTCCATCAAGGCTAACAATCTCACAAATAGGCAATGGAATTAAATCCAATGGGGTTAGTGGATTAAagccataaacaacctcaaagggagaaaacttagtagaagaatgcatggcccgattatatgcaaactcaattaatggaatgcaatcttcccaactTTTCAAGTTCCTTTTAATAACAGCTCGCAGCAAAGTACCTAAGGTTCGATTTACAACCTCTGTTTGCCCATCAGCTTGTGGGTGGCAAGTGGTAGAAAACAATAGCTTTGTTCCCAATTTACcccacaaaacacgccaaaagTGACTTAGGAACTTAACATCACGATCACTTACAATGGTTCTGGGAATGCCATGCAAACGCACtacttccctaaagaaaaggtctgccacatgagtagcatcatcCGTCTTCTTacaaggaataaaatgagTCATCTTTGAAAAACGATCCACTactacaaagatagaatccTTACCATTCTTAGTCCTAGgcaaacccaaaacaaaatccattgataCATCAGTCCATGGATGACTAGGAATGGGCAAAggcatgtaaagtccatgaGGTTGAACCTTAGACTTAGCTTTCTTACATGTGACACACCTAAGACAGATCCTTTCAACGTCTCGCTTCATATGTGACCAAAAGAAATGCTCTCTCAAAACATCTAAGGTCTTAGCCACACCAAAATGCCCCATTAAACCTCCCCCATGGGCTTCCCTAACAAGCAACTCTCGCATGGAACTTTGTGGAATACATAGCTTGTTCTCACGAAACAAATACCCCTCATGCTTATAAAACTTGTCAAATGCCCCTTTTTCACATTCAGAAAAGACTTCCTTAAAATCATGATCATGCAAGTATAACTCTTTGATATATTCAAATCCCAAAAGCTTGGCATCAAGAGTTGAGATAAGAGTATACCTGCGGGATAAGGTATTGGATCACATAGGGAAACATCTCGATGAACTCAATGAACTCGATCCAACGTGTGTGCCTTCGGTTCAGCTTGCTTTGACCCTTTAAAtgcttcaaggactcatggtcggtgtgaatgatgaactccttggacCACAAGTAATGTTGCCATGTCTCCAAGGCTCTCACCAAAGCATAGAGCTCCTTGTCGTATGTGGAGTAGTTCAACGCAGCCCCGTTGAGCTTCtcactgaagtaagcaatagGCCTCTTCTCTTGCATAAGGACGACACCTATACCAATAccggaagcatcacattcgatttcaaaaggtTTAGAAAAGTCCGGTAAAATCAGTAAAGGAGCAGAACTTAGCTTTTCTTTCAAGGTACTGAATGCCTTCTCTTGCTCCTTGCCCCATCTAAAGCCAACTTCCTTCTTGATGATCTCGGTCAAAGGAGCAGCTATGGTGCTAAAATTGCgcacaaatcttcgatagaATCCAGCAAGGCCATGGAAGCTTCGGACCTCAGCAATGGTAGTGGGTGTAGGCCATTCCCGGATTGCTTTCaccttctcttcatccacTTCCACACCCTTGGAACTTACgacaaaaccaagaaaaacaacacTTTCCAAGAAAAATTCACACTTCTTAAGGTTAGCATACAACTTCTCATGCCTCAGCACCTCAAGAACACACCTCAAATGATCCATATGATCATGCTCAGTTTTGCTATAAATCAGAATATAATCAAAGTAAACAACAACAAATTTTCCAATGTAAGCACGCAAGACATGATTCATAAGGCGCATAAATGTGCTGGGTGCATTAGTCAATCCAAATGGCATCACTAACCACTCATACAATCCACTCTTGGTTTTAAATGCTgttttccactcatctccttctttcatgcGAATTTGATGGTatccactcttcaaatcaatcttcgAAAATATAGTggaaccatgcaattcatcaagcatatcatctaatCAAGGAATGGGATagcgatactttaccgttatctTATTCACAGCTcgacaatccacacacattcTCCATGTGCCATCTTTCTTGGGAACAAGCAACACGGGCACAGAGCATGGACTCATGCTCTCTCGAACATAGCCCTTGGTCAGCAGCTCATCAACTTGCTTTTGGAGTTCTTTTGCTTCTTCGGGACTACACCGATATGCTGGCCGGTTTGGAATGGGTGCTCCCGGGatgaaatcaatttgatgtttgATCCCACGGATTGGTGGCAATCCCGGTGGCATCTCCTCAAGAAACACATCAtcaaactcctgcaaaagagaaatcaCAACACTAGGCAAAGATGAGTTAAAATTAGTAGATAAGTAGGCCTCTTTGTACAAGAACAATATCATTGGCCTTTCATCCTTACTAACACTCTCtaactctctttcttttgtgaAGAAACTCATTTTCTTCCCCTCTTTTCTTCTCATGGCTGAACTctcacatttttctttcttttcactctctttctcacttttctctcgaatttctttcctctcacttttactctctttttcttttggttcagCCACTCTCTTACTTTCTTTTGAACTCTCAGCACTGGACTTCTTGATTTGGAGTTGCTCTTCGAACACTTGATGTGGTGGCAGCGGGGCAAGTGTCATGTTTCGaccatccttgatgaagctATACCGATTCTTGTACCCGTTATGTGTAGTCCTTcgatcaaattgccatggcctTCCGAGTAACAAATGGCTGGCTATCATAGGAACTACATCACATAAAACTTCATCATGGTACTTCCCAATAGAAAATGAGATCAACACTTGTTTTGTCACCTTCAATTCACCACTCTCATTCAGCCACTGAATCCTATATGGCCTCGGATGCTTTTGAGTGCTCAAACCAAGCTTCTCCACCATCAGCTTGCTTGCCACATTCACAGTGCTTCCTCCATCAATAATCAGTCCACATACTCGATCCTTCACGTGGCATCGAGTGTAGAAAATGTTCTCTCTTTGTAGCtcatcaccatcttctttggctTGCACATGTAGAGCTCTCAAAACAACAAGAGTTTGACCCGATACAGCATACTCCACATCATCGGCGTCTTCAAGTGATGGTATGGAGTCCGCGTCACTCACATGCTCATCCGCACTTTCAATCTCCCCATTATCTAACATAATCATGGCTCTCTTGTTCAGGCATTGAGAAGCATAATGACCAGAACCCAAACAACGAAAGCACTTTACATCACGGTTTCTTTGAGGTTGGGAAGAAGAGTTACCCCTCTCCTTAGAATCAGATGATGGCTTGGCTGTGGGCTTGTCTCCTTTGgccttctcctcttgcttcgAACCAGCCCATTTAGATCCAGCCCCTTCAAACTTGGAAGTCCACTTCGAATTCGAATTAGAGGATTCGAATCTGGATGACGATCGTCCCCCCTTCTTGAGCTGCCTTTCAACCTTCATAGCCATGTGTACCAATTCTTCAAGCTCCACATAATGGTGCAGCTCCACAAtattggcaatctcccgattaagtCCACTAATGAACCGAGCCATGGTTGCCTCTCGATCCTCCTCAACATTGGCGCGAATCATGGCaatctccatctccttgtggtaCTCCTCCACGGTCTTAGACCCTTGCTTAAGATTCTGCAGCTTCAAGTGTAAATCCCGGTAGTAATGGGATGGGACAAACCTCCTCCGCATGACAGCTTTCATGTCCTCCCAATTGTCAATAGGTCGCTCCCCATTTCGGCGTTTACTCACCgtcaattgatcccaccaaactATGGCATAGTCGGTGAATGCCACAGCTGCAAGCTTCACCTTCTTCTCCTTGGAGTAGTTGTGACAATCAAAAACCAACTCAACCTTCCTTTCCCATTCGATGTAAACATCAGGATCGCTCTTGCCTTGGAACGGAGGAATGGTCAACTTGATGGATCCCATATTACGATCAATGGTGTCTCTTTCTTGGTGCCTCCCACGTTCGCGCCATGGCCTCTCAGCCCTTGCTCCTCGAGCTCGTCTCATTGTGGCAATGGAAGAcacatcatcctcatcatcatagGATCCCTCTTCGTGGTCATCAAATGGATCAACAGTAGGTGCCGGCTGTCGGTTATTGTTCCTCCTTGGGTGCTGATTGGGAGCTTGTCGCAACTGGTCAATCCGCTCATCATGCCTCTCCAACCGGTCATTGATCGTATTGAGCACCATGTTCATTCGCTCAAATTGTTGTTGCATAGCCCGAATGATTGTGCTCTAATCAAGCCCTCCACTGCTTTGTTCAAGTCCCCCGCTATTTTCTTGTGACATGTTGAAATCTGCAAAGAAATCTTAGAGTAAAAGGACCTCACAATcactccctcacgtgtttactCTCAAATCGATGTCACACAAACTCTCGTATTTCACTCGATACAATGGCTTTTACCCTCTGATGATCTCAcccgctcttgcctttttcctctcgtAGATTTCTCCACAAAGTTCTGGAGGAACTAAGCAATCTAATTACAAGTGCTTGAGGAAATTACTTGTTCGCTCAAGCCACTTATAATATCAGTTCCAAGTAGCAAAGAAGCGAAGAGATATGGATGGACAAGATGTATGTGAAAGGAATGAGCCCGGACGAATCAAAGATGGAATTGACACAAATACGATCGGAGAAAAAAACAGAATGAGAGCAACTATGACAGATCAATTTAAGGCCGATGTAATCAGCGAAACCATCGATCACTCTAATTCACCACAGACCAATTACAACACAAAGACAGCAAAttgttcaataaattattCGCCCACTTCagatccttttctcttttttttttatcctttttttctttttttttttggacgatttttttttggatcgcAATGAACAGACTAGACAAGACTAAATGGAAAAGGATAGAAATGGAagatagataagaaaaaaaaattccagaatgatgaacaaggaaagaacaaggatagatgaaacctcaatttggagcctaagctctgataccaaaatgatgcgaaccccgtTGAACCCGTCGCAGAACCCAGCAATAATGATATGGAATCAAATCCCGGATCgtccaagatagagatttcgaAAGGTGGAATATCGACCCCGTAGCTATgtagagctagaaaccaatattataagaagcttaagaactacaagtaatcgacttgcaacccttgaagcataagttcaacaagaacaatttggagaatatctctcacacAAGATAGTAAAATGGTAGAAAACTTCTCTAAAAAATAACCTAGGGAGGAGCTTATAATGCTCTTGTAATCTGAAGACAACTAAGGAAAGCAAGCATATTCTaaaaggcatattccaaccagatttggtGGCCATCTTTTGGAAGGCATATTTCAACCTGatagaaggcatattccaaccagatttggtggctatcttctagaaggcatatccAACCAGATTTGAGGTAGTTGTGGTCATCCTTTAATGCCCCGATGTGTACTAATGAGGTCCAGCactcttgatgaccaaaatTAGCCCCGAGTCGACTTGTTCGTCTCTCGAACTGCGTGCCTCTTCCCGAATATGCATCCATAAGTTCTGCAAGGCTTGCTCTAATTTCTTGGCACGTGCTCTGGTGACCGGTCCGGTAGAAATATGTAACTTGTCCTCATGCTCGGAGTTCGGCTCAACCCTATCACAGACATAAACTCATACTTATTTACTAACAAATCCGAATCAATAACAACTCAATCAACCAGCATAGAATTCAAGAAATATTAGCAAAATCAccacaattatccaaaaattactcggggatcaagcttcaacttaagtctacaggatctcctaacctaggctctgataccaaaattgtcacgaccctaaatttcagctgaattttccctatatttcttcgacatccattatcacgtaacaattcatataaaatctgctttccataactctcaaaaacatacaactactacaaatgctctagcatatatatttatataagtacgattctagcaaaactacattgctaaaccaactagacaaaaatttcaggtcgtgacattctcaagtccattctatacagaaaggatatctattaaataactaaggttcctacctagtcctccaa
This genomic window contains:
- the LOC116204814 gene encoding uncharacterized protein LOC116204814, producing MVLNTINDRLERHDERIDQLRQAPNQHPRRNNNRQPAPTVDPFDDHEEGSYDDEDDVSSIATMRRARGARAERPWRERGRHQERDTIDRNMGSIKLTIPPFQGKSDPDVYIEWERKVELVFDCHNYSKEKKVKLAAVAFTDYAIVWWDQLTVSKRRNGERPIDNWEDMKAVMRRRFVPSHYYRDLHLKLQNLKQGSKTVEEYHKEMEIAMIRANVEEDREATMARFISGLNREIANIVELHHYVELEELVHMAMKVERQLKKGGRSSSRFESSNSNSKWTSKFEGAGSKWAGSKQEEKAKGDKPTAKPSSDSKERGNSSSQPQRNRDVKCFRCLGSGHYASQCLNKRAMIMLDNGEIESADEHVSDADSIPSLEDADDVEYAVSGQTLVVLRALHVQAKEDGDELQRENIFYTRCHVKDRVCGLIIDGGSTVNVASKLMVEKLGLSTQKHPRPYRIQWLNESGELKVTKQVLISFSIGKYHDEVLCDVVPMIASHLLLGRPWQFDRRTTHNGYKNRYSFIKDGRNMTLAPLPPHQVFEEQLQIKKSSAESSKESKREFDDVFLEEMPPGLPPIRGIKHQIDFIPGAPIPNRPAYRCSPEEAKELQKQVDELLTKGYVRESMSPCSVPVLLVPKKDGTWRMCVDCRAVNKITSGYHQIRMKEGDEWKTAFKTKSGLYECKTEHDHMDHLRCVLEVLRHEKLYANLKKCEFFLESVVFLGFVVSSKGVEVDEEKVKAIREWPTPTTIAEVRSFHGLAGFYRRFVRNFSTIAAPLTEIIKKEVGFRWGKEQEKAFSTLKEKLSSAPLLILPDFSKPFEIECDASGIGIGVVLMQEKRPIAYFSEKLNGAALNYSTYDKELYALVRALETWQHYLWSKEFIIHTDHESLKHLKGQSKLNRRHTRWIEFIEFIEMFPYVIQYLIPQEVFSECEKGAFDKFYKHEGYLFRENKLCIPQSSMRELLVREAHGGGLMGHFGVAKTLDVLREHFFWSHMKRDVERICLRCVTCKKAKSKVQPHGLYMPLPIPSHPWTDVSMDFVLGLPRTKNGKDSIFVVVDRFSKMTHFIPCKKTDDATHVADLFFREVVRLHGIPRTIIVSLDGKRKAEFLKKIHEEARNHILHKNEQAATQANKGRKHVTFEPGDWVWVHFRKERFKDESF